CGTGGACGGCGCGTTGGCGGGGGTGGCTGCGTGGCCTGGCGTGGTGGCGGGGGGTGACTGCGCGGCCCGCCGTGGCGGCGGGGGTGGCGCGTGGCCTGGCGTGGCGGGAGCATGGAGGGGAGTGGTGGTGAGCAGGAGGTGTACCGCCATGCAGCACGAGATGCGCGCCGAATACGAGGAGGGCAGCTCGGGGCGGGTCGCGGGCGCGCCGGTCAAGATCTGGCACATGGTCCGCGGGAATGGAACGACCGCGATGTGCGGGCGGGAGCTGGACCCGGACGCCGAGACCCAGGCCGCCGACCTGTGGGCCACGGGTGACGCGGGGCCCTTCTGCCACTCCTGCGGCGCGATGTATCTGCGCGAGGTCCCTTGAGCGCCTCGAGCGAGTACCGGGAGCGGAATGCGCTGATCGGCCACGGCGCCGTGGTGTGGACCCGTACGGCCGGCACCGGGCCGCAGCGGGTGCTCCCCGACGGCTGCACGGATCTGATCTGGAGCGAGGCGGGACCGGGAGCGGACGGAGAGCTGCTGGTCGCCGGGCCGGACACCCGCGCGCACCTGGCCCCCGGCGCGCCGGGCACCCGGGCTGTGGGGCTGCGGTTCGCGCCCGGCACGGGCCCCGCCGTGCTGGGCGTACCGGCACATGAACTCCGCGATCTGCGGGTGCCCTTGTCCGCGCTCTGGCCGGGCCCGGAGGTCCGGCGGCTGGCCGAGCGGATCGCCGCCGGACAGACGGCCGCGGACCGCCTTCTGGAGGAGGCGGCCCGCGGACGGCTGCGGACGGCGGAACCCCCCGATCCGGTGCTCGCCGCGATCGTCGCGGGGGTCTCGCGCGGAACGGGCGTGGCCGGGATCGCCGCCGCCGTGGGCCTGGGGGAGCGGCAGCTGCACCGCCGCTCCCTCGCCGCGTTCGGCTACGGCCCCAAGACGCTGGGCCGGGTGCTTCGGCTGAACCGGGCCCTGGACCTGGCGCGCACCGGCCTCCCCTTCGCGGAGGTCGCGGCCACGGCGGGCTACGCCGACCAGGCCCACCTCGCCCGCGACGTCAGGGCGCTGGCGGGAGTGCCCCTGGGACGTCTGCTGCGGGGGTCAGGAGGGTAGCGGGGCGAACACGTCGATGCCGTTGTTGTCGGGGTCGAGGACCGTGGCGTAGCGCTGGCCCCAGGGCGCGTCCCACGGCTCCAGCTTGCCGCGTACCCCCGCCCCGACGAGGTCCTGGTAGGTCTTGTCCACGTCGGCCGGGCTGTCGCAGGCGAAGGCGAGCCCCACCTGGTGGGAGCCGCTCGGCGGCGTCCATTCCGGGTCGAAGGAGCGCACCGTCGCGACGGTGTCCCACATCAGCCGCGTGCCGCCGGGCAGGGCGGCCTCGACGTGGGGCTGGGTGTCGGCGTCGGCGGGGATGTCGAGGCCGAGGCGGCGGTAGAAGGCGAGGGAGGCGGCCATGTCGGCGACGACCAGGCCGATGGCGTCGAATCGTGCTGTCATACGGGCAGCGTAGGGAGCGCCAGGGTGGCCGGTCTTGAACGAATCGGACGTCGAGGCCGGGATCGCCGACGGCGTCACGGGCAGTGGATGACCTGGCCCGCGTACGACAGGTTGCCGCCGAAGCCGAAGAGCAGCACCGGGGCGCCGGAGGGCACCTCGCCGCGCTCGACCAGCTTGGAGAGGGCGAGCGGAATGCTGGCCGCCGAGGTGTTGCCGGACTCCACCACGTCGCGGGCGATCACCGCGTTGACAGCGCCCAGCTTGCGCGCGACCGGTTCGATGATCCGCAGATTGGCCTGGTGCAGTACGACACCGGCCAGGTCCTCCGGGGAGAGCCCGGCCCGTTCGCACACCTTCCGCGCGATCGGCGGCAGATGGGTGGTGGCCCAGCGGTAGACGGTCTGGCCCTCCTGCGCGAACCGGGGCGGCGTGCCCTCGATACGGACCGCGCCGCCCATCTCCGGTACCGAGCCCCACACCACCGGGCCGACGCCCGGCCGCTCGGCGGCCACCACCACGGCCGCGCCCGCGCCGTCGCCGGTCAGCACGCAGGTGGAGCGGTCGGTCCAGTCGGTGGCCGCGCTGAACTTCTCCGCGCCGATCACCAGGGCCGCGGTGGCCGCCCCGGCCCGGATGGTGTGGTCGGCGGTGGCGAGGGCGTGGGTGAAGCCGGCGCACACCACATTGAGGTCCATGGTGGCGGGGTGGGCCAGCCCGAGCCGGGCGGCGACCCGGGCCGCCATATTGGGGCTGCGGTCGATCGCCGTGCAGGTGGCGACGAGCACGAGGTCGATGTCGGAGGGGGCGAGCCCGCTGTTGGCCAGCGCCTTGGCGGCCGCCGCCGCGGCCATCTCGTCGACCGTCTCGTCGGCGCGGGCGAGATGGCGGGTGCGGATGCCGACCCGGCTGCGGATCCACTCGTCGCTGGTGTCGACCATGGCCGCGAGGTCGTCGTTGCCGAGCACCTTCGCGGGCTGGTAGTGGCCGAGCGCCAGTACGTGCGAGCCGGTCATCGGTCATCCCCTTCGCGCCAGTGTCGACGTATCCGCGCAATTTTGCGGAGATCTCGACGGACAGTCTGCGGTGTGTCCAGTCTTGAGCGGAGCAGACGTGCCGTGCGCTCGGGTTACTCACCAATCTTGGGCGCCAAGATCTGGAGTTCCCGGCCTTTCCCCGGCGGGTGTCGAGGGTCGTGGCGGAAGGGGATGACCTCTGACCGTGGCTCAGGAGAGCCGACTCAGGGCAATCGACTCAGGGCAGTCGGTTGGGGACAGTCGGTTCGGGACAGTCGGTTCGGGACAGTCGTTTCAGGACAGCTGGCCGTCGTAGTCCGGGAGCTTGAAGGACTTCTCGGCGTGGCCACCGCTGATGTCGGTGGGGCTGTTGCCGATGTTGGCGATGATCGTGTAGCCGTTCTTCTCGATCTCCGCCCGCTTGGCGGTCTTGTACTCCGCCACGTCCTGGAAGAGGTCCGGCAGATGGCGTACGTACAGACCGGCGACCGAATAGCCGACCTTCTCCAGGTTGTACTCGGTCGGCAGGTAGATGATGCCGGGGCGCGCGGTGACGAAGAAGATGGCCACACCGCGGTCGTGGGCGTACTGGGCGAGCTTCAGCACCGGCCCGACGGCGGGCTGGGGGTAGCTGAAGCCGAAGTCCGTCTCCAGCGAGGTGTTGTCGATGTCCAGGACGATGGCCTGCTTCTCGCCCGAGGGGTCGGCGGTGCGCTCCTCGATGTACGGGCGGGCCTGCTCGTCGATGATGGCGCGAACATCACGCTGCCAGGTCTCGTAGTCGACCTCCTCGGCGGCGGTGGTGGCGCTCGACGGCGCCGCCGTGGCTGCCGCGGCCGCCGTGATGGCGGTGAAGTCGCTGGTGCCGGGCGTGGCGCTGGTGCCGCTGGTGCCGGGCGTGGCGGCGGTCGCCGTGGTGGCCGTTCCGCCGACGCCGATGGCGAGGGCGACGACCACCGTCGTCATGCCGAGCCGCCGTGATCGCACGCGTCCTGCTGTCATCGGTCACTTCCTTCGCGTCGAGGCGATTGCCGGATGGCAGGTTCACGGCTGCCGGTGGACATGAGGAGACCTCTGCTTTACCGGCGAGTAACAGTTCGCGACCGGGGGGCCCAAATACGCCAACGACACGTGCCGGGCCGTTCATTGACTGGTCAGCCGGTAGATGGGTATGTCATCTACTGAAGGGCCGGCCTGGACCCCGGCGATGACCGGCGTGGCTGCGGGCTCCGGTGTCGCGCGCCTCCACCAGGTCAAGGAGGCTTGCATGTTCGATGATCGGCCCGCCTTCGGCGTCCGAGTCCAGGTGCTCGGCGGCGTCACCGTCGCCGAGATCGCGGGAGAGCTGGACATCTTCGCCGCGGGGCGGATCGTGGCTCGGCTCGATTCCCTCGTTCAGGTGCGGTGCCCGGATCTGGTCCTGGACCTACGGCCGGTCACATTCCTGGACTGCGCCGGATTGTCTTTACTGTGCCGGTTGCGCAATCGGGTGCTGGAGCGGGACGGGCGGCTGCGGCTCGTCATCGCCGATCCGCGCTTTCTGCGGCTGCTGCGCACGGTCCGGCTGGACGACGCCTTCGAAGTACTGGAAGATCTGACTCCGGCGATCGCGGGCGCGGCGAGTCCGGTGGCCGGAGGGGGCGGCGACGCCTTCACGTAGGCCGTATCTGACCAAGTGTCAATAGTAAGAACCGAAATTCACTCGGACGAGCGGTCTTTACTGGCGGAATGCTGCGTCCCTCCCTCTGTAACCGGGGGTCACCCCCTTACGCTCGCGAGACGTCGCCTGGGGACCCGGCGGATTTCGCACCCGATGCCCGACCCTGCCCGCTTCCGGGACCTGACGAAGGTGAGAGGGGGCAGTGTGCCGTTCCGAGGGGATATCGCGATGACGCAGCAAGGCGCTCCCCGTGAGGCGCCGGTGCCGCTGGATCGCGGTGCCCAAGACGCCGTGCGGGTGCCCGCGAGCGGGGATCCCGGCCGATCCGATGATGTGGTCGCGCGGGCCCGTACGCACCGGGTCGGCGGGTACACCGTCGTGGAGCTCCACGGTGAGATCGACATCGCCGGGGTGGGCAGTGTGGGACCGGCGCTGGACGCGGCCACGGCCGGGGACCGGCCCGCGGTGATCGTGGACTTACGTCCGACGGCCTTCTTCGACTGCTCGGGCCTGGGGCTGCTGTGCCGGGCCCATCGGCGTGTCCGGGAGCGGGGCGGGCGGATGCGGCTGGTCTGCGACGATGCGTTGATCCTCCGCACGCTTCGGGCGGGGCGGATGCTGGATGTGCTTGGGCCGGTGGCCACGATGGGGGAGGCGCTGGGCGAGGAGGGGTAGGGGGCGGCGGGTCGTGGCGCCTGCGGCGGCTGTTCCCCTCCCCGCCCCTTCCCGAAACTGGGGCTCCGCCCCAGACCCCGTGCCGGGGTTCCGCCCCGGGTCCTGTACCGGGGCTTCGCCCCAGGCCCCGGATCGGGGTTCCGCCCCGCGCCCTGTACCGGGGCTCTGCACCGGGTCCTGAACCGGGGTTCCGCCCTTGGGCCCTGTACCGGGGCTCTGCACCGGGTCCTGTACCGGGGCTTCGCCCCAGGCCCCGGATCGGGGTTCCGCCCCGCGCCCTGTACCGGGGCTCTGCACCGGGTCCTGTACCGGGGGTTCCGCCCTGGGCCCTGTACCGGGGCTCTGCTCCGGGTTCCGTGCCGGGGTTCCGCCCTGGGCCCTGTGCCGGGGTTCCGCCCCAGGCCCTGTACCGGGGCTCGGCCCCTTCCCGCTGCATCGCTATGCGGCTCCGCCGCGTGCTGGGGCTCCGCCCCAAGCCTCGGGGGCCAGGGGCGGAGCCCTTGCCGCGCGGCGGAGCCGCAAATGGACGTTGCGGGAAGGGGCGGGGAGGGGAAAACCTCGGTATGCGGCCGCCGGCCGCCGCGTGGTCCGCTGGACGCCCCGCAGGGAGCGCTCGGGGGAAGCAGCGGCGCTCAGACGCGGCTTGCTGAATCAAGCAGGGGCATGGCCGAAGGTGGCGGCCGGGCTCAGGGGCGGCGGTCCTGGGGTGGGGTTGCCCGATGGCCCCGGTGCTGGCGCCCGCGGCCCCAGGCGCGATGGCGGGGCCGTCCGCCGCCCGGCAGGGTCTCGTGGCTCTCGGGGGACATGCGGTTGCCGTTCTGGACATTGGTCCGGTGGATCAGCAGGGCGCCCACGGCGATCAGCGCGAGGATGACGACCACGGTGATCAGGGTCTCCATGGTGCTCACTCCCTGGGACCGGGGCCCACAGCTGGAGGGAATCCGGCCGGTTTGTGCGAAATGCTCCTGGTGTCTATACGGTACCTCCGGCCGGAGGTGGCGTCGCTTCCCGTGTGCGGCGGCCCCGGAGGCCGCGTGCGCCGATACCGCGTCCGCACACGCCGAGCGCCCGCACCCGGCGTCGGGAACCGGGTGCGGGCGGTCAGGCCCTGATCCAGCGGATCAGTGGGTTCGGCGGGCTCAGTGGCCTCAGTGGCTCTTGGCCAGCTGCTTCTCGAGCTTGGCCAGGCCATTGGCCCAGAGCTGGTTGACGCGGTTGATCT
This genomic interval from Streptomyces asiaticus contains the following:
- a CDS encoding helix-turn-helix transcriptional regulator gives rise to the protein MSASSEYRERNALIGHGAVVWTRTAGTGPQRVLPDGCTDLIWSEAGPGADGELLVAGPDTRAHLAPGAPGTRAVGLRFAPGTGPAVLGVPAHELRDLRVPLSALWPGPEVRRLAERIAAGQTAADRLLEEAARGRLRTAEPPDPVLAAIVAGVSRGTGVAGIAAAVGLGERQLHRRSLAAFGYGPKTLGRVLRLNRALDLARTGLPFAEVAATAGYADQAHLARDVRALAGVPLGRLLRGSGG
- a CDS encoding VOC family protein, translated to MTARFDAIGLVVADMAASLAFYRRLGLDIPADADTQPHVEAALPGGTRLMWDTVATVRSFDPEWTPPSGSHQVGLAFACDSPADVDKTYQDLVGAGVRGKLEPWDAPWGQRYATVLDPDNNGIDVFAPLPS
- a CDS encoding beta-ketoacyl-ACP synthase III, coding for MTGSHVLALGHYQPAKVLGNDDLAAMVDTSDEWIRSRVGIRTRHLARADETVDEMAAAAAAKALANSGLAPSDIDLVLVATCTAIDRSPNMAARVAARLGLAHPATMDLNVVCAGFTHALATADHTIRAGAATAALVIGAEKFSAATDWTDRSTCVLTGDGAGAAVVVAAERPGVGPVVWGSVPEMGGAVRIEGTPPRFAQEGQTVYRWATTHLPPIARKVCERAGLSPEDLAGVVLHQANLRIIEPVARKLGAVNAVIARDVVESGNTSAASIPLALSKLVERGEVPSGAPVLLFGFGGNLSYAGQVIHCP
- a CDS encoding HAD family acid phosphatase; its protein translation is MTAGRVRSRRLGMTTVVVALAIGVGGTATTATAATPGTSGTSATPGTSDFTAITAAAAATAAPSSATTAAEEVDYETWQRDVRAIIDEQARPYIEERTADPSGEKQAIVLDIDNTSLETDFGFSYPQPAVGPVLKLAQYAHDRGVAIFFVTARPGIIYLPTEYNLEKVGYSVAGLYVRHLPDLFQDVAEYKTAKRAEIEKNGYTIIANIGNSPTDISGGHAEKSFKLPDYDGQLS
- a CDS encoding STAS domain-containing protein, whose protein sequence is MFDDRPAFGVRVQVLGGVTVAEIAGELDIFAAGRIVARLDSLVQVRCPDLVLDLRPVTFLDCAGLSLLCRLRNRVLERDGRLRLVIADPRFLRLLRTVRLDDAFEVLEDLTPAIAGAASPVAGGGGDAFT
- a CDS encoding STAS domain-containing protein; translated protein: MTQQGAPREAPVPLDRGAQDAVRVPASGDPGRSDDVVARARTHRVGGYTVVELHGEIDIAGVGSVGPALDAATAGDRPAVIVDLRPTAFFDCSGLGLLCRAHRRVRERGGRMRLVCDDALILRTLRAGRMLDVLGPVATMGEALGEEG